The Sulfolobus acidocaldarius DSM 639 genome has a window encoding:
- a CDS encoding M24 family metallopeptidase yields MRSKLERVKEELRARNIDYLILAPGSNMLYLTGFDEEQMERPLFYIVTQNEEFFVVPKLYEEQLSNHNLIVYTDGENPFKKIPIQKGRVVAIDDTMWSSFTIDILNYFSPSQLVKSSEVLKEIRMIKSQEEIEILREGVKIAEEAFLETINLIREGMKEVEISNLLIQKFSERGVKPSFEPIITSGPNTSMPHLRATNRKVARNEVIIFDFGIRYKGYATDTTRVVSIGKPNEDVLKIHEIVREAQERAEEYVSEKVETSEVDKIARQTISKYGFGAYFIHRTGHGIGIDVHEDPYISSDYKRPIKNNMTFTIEPGIYLPGKFGIRIEDMVFVNDKGISMNKLDKNIFTL; encoded by the coding sequence ATGAGGAGCAAATTAGAGCGGGTCAAGGAAGAGCTAAGAGCTAGAAATATAGACTATCTTATACTTGCCCCAGGTAGTAACATGTTGTATTTAACGGGCTTCGATGAGGAGCAAATGGAGAGACCTCTATTCTACATTGTGACACAAAATGAGGAGTTCTTTGTTGTACCTAAGTTATATGAGGAGCAATTAAGCAACCATAATTTGATAGTTTACACTGACGGAGAGAATCCCTTTAAGAAGATCCCTATACAAAAGGGTAGAGTTGTAGCTATCGATGACACAATGTGGTCCTCTTTCACAATAGATATCCTAAACTATTTCTCGCCATCACAACTGGTTAAATCTAGTGAAGTTTTGAAAGAAATAAGAATGATAAAGAGCCAAGAGGAAATAGAGATACTAAGGGAGGGTGTAAAGATAGCCGAGGAGGCGTTCTTAGAGACAATTAACTTAATTAGAGAGGGGATGAAGGAAGTTGAGATCTCCAACTTGTTAATTCAGAAATTTTCAGAGAGAGGTGTAAAACCGTCTTTTGAGCCAATTATAACCTCTGGTCCTAATACGTCGATGCCTCATCTAAGAGCGACAAATAGAAAGGTCGCTAGGAATGAAGTGATAATATTTGATTTTGGGATTAGATATAAGGGGTATGCGACCGATACCACAAGAGTAGTGAGTATAGGAAAGCCGAATGAGGATGTGTTAAAAATCCATGAAATAGTTAGGGAAGCACAGGAGAGAGCTGAAGAGTATGTAAGTGAAAAAGTTGAGACTTCAGAAGTAGATAAGATAGCCAGACAGACTATTTCTAAGTACGGCTTTGGGGCTTATTTTATACATAGAACTGGACATGGAATAGGTATTGATGTACATGAAGACCCATATATTTCGTCAGACTATAAGAGACCGATCAAGAATAACATGACATTCACCATTGAGCCCGGAATATATTTGCCTGGAAAATTTGGAATAAGAATAGAAGATATGGTGTTTGTTAACGATAAGGGAATATCAATGAACAAACTTGATAAAAATATTTTCACACTCTAA
- a CDS encoding histone deacetylase family protein: MISLIYDETYLKHRSSTYHVENPERLKIVLKALEGRTIIKPKPVDEEDVKLIHNEDYVKLVKVASQMGEPLDADTYTNEFTWSSALLALGGSYVAFQNDAFALVRPPGHHAGISGRAMGAPTLGFCIFNNVAYPIVKLKLKKVLIIDFDVHYGNGTQEIFWENPDVVHIDIHQDPRTLYPGTGFPDMIGGGEARGTKINLIIPPLGGDDLYEELIPIIQSVIDDYKPSYIVYSAGFDGFEDDGLANLRATEWTYYNLGLLSRGYKRFAVLEGGYTVGLERGSRAFVNGLENENVTYQKNPSSDSVRSKFRDTLYQARRILRDYWKI; the protein is encoded by the coding sequence ATGATATCACTCATTTATGATGAAACATATTTAAAGCATAGATCATCAACGTATCATGTCGAGAACCCTGAAAGACTAAAAATAGTTCTTAAGGCATTAGAGGGTAGGACAATCATTAAACCTAAACCAGTTGATGAGGAAGATGTAAAACTAATCCATAATGAGGATTATGTTAAGCTGGTAAAAGTGGCATCACAAATGGGAGAGCCATTAGACGCTGATACGTACACCAATGAGTTTACGTGGTCTTCAGCGTTATTGGCATTAGGTGGCTCTTATGTTGCATTTCAGAACGACGCATTTGCTTTGGTAAGACCTCCTGGTCATCACGCAGGTATATCAGGGAGAGCTATGGGAGCACCTACATTAGGTTTCTGCATATTTAACAACGTTGCATATCCGATTGTAAAACTGAAATTGAAGAAGGTTTTAATTATAGATTTTGACGTTCATTACGGTAATGGTACCCAGGAAATATTTTGGGAAAATCCAGATGTAGTCCACATTGACATTCATCAAGATCCTAGAACATTGTACCCTGGTACGGGTTTTCCCGATATGATTGGAGGGGGAGAGGCTAGGGGAACTAAAATAAACCTCATTATTCCTCCTTTAGGTGGTGACGATCTTTATGAGGAACTAATTCCAATTATACAATCAGTTATCGATGACTACAAACCCAGTTACATCGTGTATTCTGCAGGTTTTGATGGATTTGAAGATGACGGTTTAGCAAATTTAAGGGCAACAGAATGGACTTATTACAACCTTGGGCTCTTGAGTAGAGGATATAAAAGATTTGCAGTGTTAGAAGGTGGATATACCGTAGGGCTCGAGAGAGGTTCAAGAGCTTTTGTAAATGGTCTTGAGAACGAAAACGTTACTTACCAGAAGAATCCTAGCAGTGATTCAGTAAGGAGTAAATTTAGGGATACTTTGTACCAAGCAAGAAGGATACTAAGAGATTACTGGAAAATATAA
- a CDS encoding TldD/PmbA family protein, which produces MLSNLLKRFSSFKYVELRKQRNSHSQIIILNGSPVGYIKSVNEGYSARVFDENYLYFLSSDKPEDLTASKLKVKGWEKGVSEEKREGGRYEVTQKINLLDIPVQDKMKELSELAKSIYSLDLRSKIVSSTIYYMEGIEDKEIVFEDGTEINSKIPRVRLFYSITLTYENRSATVFSEAVGGSGGYELIKEKDPYGHLENKLKSVDNVLVKGKSVTPGRKDVVFSNELSGIMAHESVGHPFEADRILGRESAQAGLSYLVGRKIGERIGSEAVNVMDNPLVDGGLGYYRIDDEGVKARPKHLIKNGIINELLQDRFSAHKFGVESNGSARASAFNREPLVRMSNTYFKPGDYSFEELIEDIKDGIYFKSYMEWNIDDLRIGQRYVGLETYEIRNGEIGEPVLFPVFEGRTFDVLMSIDAVDKSLEFFGGTCGKGDPDQGIPVWLGGPNMRIRNAVIKVRGSE; this is translated from the coding sequence ATGCTTTCTAATCTACTAAAACGGTTTTCATCTTTCAAGTATGTTGAATTAAGAAAACAGAGAAATTCTCATTCCCAAATAATAATTTTGAATGGTAGTCCTGTGGGATATATTAAAAGTGTTAATGAGGGATATTCGGCAAGGGTGTTTGATGAAAACTACCTTTACTTTTTATCATCAGATAAACCAGAGGACTTAACTGCCAGTAAGCTGAAGGTAAAGGGTTGGGAAAAAGGTGTTAGTGAGGAGAAGAGGGAAGGAGGTAGGTATGAAGTTACTCAAAAGATCAATCTGTTGGATATTCCTGTTCAAGATAAAATGAAGGAGTTAAGTGAGTTAGCTAAGAGCATATACTCTTTGGATCTTAGGTCTAAGATAGTATCTTCTACCATCTACTACATGGAGGGCATTGAAGATAAGGAGATAGTTTTTGAAGACGGTACAGAGATAAACAGTAAGATTCCGCGAGTTAGACTATTTTATTCAATAACCTTGACATATGAGAACAGATCTGCTACAGTATTCTCAGAGGCAGTCGGTGGAAGTGGTGGTTACGAGCTAATCAAAGAAAAAGATCCATATGGTCATTTAGAAAATAAATTAAAGTCAGTAGACAACGTATTGGTAAAGGGCAAATCGGTAACTCCAGGAAGGAAGGACGTGGTTTTCAGTAATGAATTGTCAGGAATTATGGCTCATGAATCTGTAGGGCATCCTTTTGAGGCTGACAGGATATTAGGTAGAGAGTCAGCACAGGCAGGACTAAGCTACCTTGTAGGTAGAAAGATAGGAGAACGAATAGGCAGTGAGGCGGTTAATGTTATGGACAATCCTCTGGTTGACGGTGGTTTAGGATACTATAGAATAGACGATGAGGGAGTGAAGGCTCGACCAAAACACCTGATTAAAAACGGAATTATAAATGAACTCTTACAGGATAGATTTTCGGCACATAAGTTTGGTGTGGAGAGCAATGGATCAGCTAGGGCATCAGCGTTCAACAGGGAACCTTTAGTGAGGATGTCTAATACTTACTTTAAGCCAGGTGATTACTCATTTGAAGAGTTGATTGAGGACATAAAAGACGGAATATATTTCAAATCGTACATGGAGTGGAATATAGACGATTTAAGGATAGGTCAGAGATATGTAGGATTGGAGACTTATGAGATAAGGAATGGAGAAATCGGTGAACCAGTTCTGTTCCCTGTCTTTGAGGGAAGAACATTTGATGTGCTGATGTCAATAGATGCAGTTGATAAATCTCTTGAATTTTTCGGAGGTACATGTGGTAAAGGTGACCCTGATCAGGGTATTCCTGTATGGTTAGGAGGTCCCAATATGAGAATAAGAAATGCTGTTATTAAGGTGAGAGGAAGTGAATGA
- a CDS encoding TldD/PmbA family protein — MNENLISVLNKLRGFDEVEVGENKVTRLLIKFVNSEVATIQKLIDVNYGIMVRKGNRYFMYSGTNLDVEEAKNGFEVSSGAQLYPILSRNDREFVIDQNNENLREIVEKERIDGIISEIGKAELPISGVISIYETTTNLVTSYGFNGSERRYKIDGYVRAFNKEYSGQWAFFSESPNDIKDTIKKAVEFASITNRVKLDDGKYNVVMSPLVVANLMGFFADFASAFSVITGSSFLAKFKVGDRIASDLLTISDIPIKAGIRSFDDEAEFTRDKKIIDSGIFQSLLFNNELGQLMGQKSTGNAGIISPNAFAIDLQEGNMGVESMTSGNVILLNNVWYTRFQNYYEGSFSTVGRDAVVVYKDGKPIGVADRIRISDTLPNILRNVQALSKEKYGIRWWDATLPTYSPFILVENVNISSSK, encoded by the coding sequence GTGAATGAAAACTTAATCTCAGTTCTTAATAAACTTAGAGGATTTGACGAGGTCGAAGTAGGAGAGAATAAGGTTACGAGGCTATTGATAAAATTCGTGAATAGTGAAGTTGCAACTATTCAAAAACTAATTGACGTAAATTACGGAATTATGGTGAGAAAAGGAAATAGGTATTTCATGTACTCAGGCACAAACTTAGACGTCGAAGAGGCTAAGAATGGTTTTGAAGTCTCATCAGGAGCCCAATTGTACCCAATTTTATCTAGGAACGACAGGGAGTTTGTGATAGATCAAAACAACGAAAATTTGAGAGAAATTGTGGAAAAAGAGAGGATAGATGGTATCATTTCTGAGATAGGAAAGGCAGAACTGCCTATATCAGGGGTAATTAGTATCTATGAAACCACTACAAATCTGGTTACTTCATATGGCTTCAACGGTTCAGAAAGACGATATAAAATTGATGGGTACGTAAGGGCGTTTAATAAAGAATATTCAGGTCAATGGGCATTTTTCTCCGAATCCCCTAATGATATAAAAGACACTATAAAGAAAGCTGTAGAATTCGCCTCAATAACTAATAGAGTGAAGTTAGACGACGGAAAATACAATGTTGTTATGTCACCTTTAGTTGTAGCAAATCTAATGGGGTTCTTTGCGGATTTTGCTTCAGCCTTTAGTGTGATAACAGGTTCATCATTCTTAGCTAAATTTAAAGTAGGCGACAGGATTGCCAGTGATCTACTCACTATTTCAGATATACCAATAAAAGCAGGAATTAGATCATTTGATGATGAAGCTGAATTTACAAGGGATAAGAAGATTATAGATTCAGGCATATTCCAGTCCCTTCTATTTAATAATGAGTTAGGTCAGCTCATGGGTCAAAAGAGCACGGGTAATGCAGGGATAATCAGTCCAAATGCTTTTGCAATAGACTTGCAGGAAGGAAATATGGGAGTTGAAAGTATGACTTCAGGAAACGTGATACTTCTTAATAACGTGTGGTATACAAGATTCCAGAACTACTACGAGGGAAGTTTCTCCACAGTAGGTAGGGATGCGGTAGTTGTGTATAAAGACGGGAAGCCTATTGGAGTTGCAGATAGGATAAGAATCTCTGATACATTACCTAATATATTAAGAAATGTTCAAGCGCTGTCTAAGGAGAAATACGGTATAAGATGGTGGGATGCCACACTTCCCACATATTCCCCCTTCATTTTAGTGGAAAATGTAAACATAAGCAGTTCCAAATAA
- a CDS encoding small multi-drug export protein, giving the protein MELLKLLIVGLTAASPVGELLVAYPIGLAIGLDPLIAIITCSAFNLLPIPILLSFAEYISNRFPKFFNWIASKGKTYEKYIKSFGITIFLLLTPIIGVYATSIFMFLIGFKKRIAFLVQALSICIYSVILYLASLGFLSIRF; this is encoded by the coding sequence ATGGAACTATTGAAGCTACTGATCGTGGGACTGACAGCTGCGTCTCCGGTGGGTGAACTACTTGTTGCTTATCCCATTGGTTTAGCTATTGGACTAGATCCATTAATAGCCATAATAACGTGCTCCGCGTTTAATCTTTTACCGATACCTATACTTCTAAGTTTTGCTGAGTATATCTCTAATAGATTTCCCAAGTTCTTTAACTGGATTGCTAGTAAGGGTAAGACATATGAGAAGTACATTAAGTCATTTGGAATTACCATCTTTCTGTTGTTAACCCCTATAATAGGCGTTTACGCAACTTCAATTTTCATGTTCCTAATAGGATTTAAGAAAAGAATTGCCTTTCTCGTGCAGGCTTTATCAATATGCATTTACTCAGTTATATTATATTTAGCCAGTTTAGGATTTCTCTCTATTAGGTTTTAA